In a single window of the Niabella ginsenosidivorans genome:
- the ispF gene encoding 2-C-methyl-D-erythritol 2,4-cyclodiphosphate synthase, with the protein MAYRIGSGIDFHQFAEGRELWIGGVKIPHHKGALGHSDADVLLHAICDALLGALSLGDIGLHFPNTDERFRNIDSKLLLKETMKLVLAKGYKVINVDSTLCLQEPKIKKYVPSMQMAIAGILAVTTDDVSIKATTTEEMGAIGRQEGLMAMATVLLQKI; encoded by the coding sequence ATGGCATACAGAATAGGTTCAGGGATCGATTTTCACCAGTTTGCAGAAGGACGGGAGCTTTGGATCGGCGGCGTAAAAATCCCCCATCACAAAGGTGCCCTTGGTCATAGCGATGCAGACGTTCTGTTGCATGCTATCTGCGATGCGCTGCTGGGGGCTTTAAGCCTGGGCGATATTGGCCTTCACTTTCCCAATACGGATGAGCGCTTTAGAAATATTGACAGCAAACTTCTTTTAAAAGAAACTATGAAGCTGGTTTTGGCTAAGGGTTATAAAGTGATCAACGTGGATAGCACCCTTTGTTTACAGGAGCCCAAAATAAAAAAATATGTGCCCTCTATGCAAATGGCCATTGCAGGTATATTAGCAGTTACAACGGATGATGTGTCCATAAAGGCAACGACCACAGAGGAAATGGGCGCTATTGGCCGTCAGGAAGGGCTAATGGCCATGGCCACTGTTTTGTTACAAAAAATATAA
- the dut gene encoding dUTP diphosphatase, translating into MAAVAIKIINQSANPLPEYATSGASGMDIRASLKAPVTLKSLERALIPTGIFMEIPEGFEVQVRPRSGLAIKHGLTCLNTPGTIDADYRGEVKVILINLSNEDQVIHNGDRIAQLVVQKVEQATWIASETLSETVRAAGGFGHTGKQ; encoded by the coding sequence ATGGCAGCAGTTGCAATAAAAATCATTAATCAATCAGCAAACCCTTTGCCGGAATATGCCACATCAGGCGCATCCGGTATGGATATCCGTGCTTCACTGAAAGCCCCCGTTACCTTAAAATCCCTGGAAAGGGCATTAATACCTACCGGCATCTTTATGGAAATACCGGAAGGCTTTGAAGTACAAGTGCGCCCCCGTAGCGGCCTGGCCATAAAACATGGCTTAACCTGTTTAAATACACCCGGTACTATTGATGCGGATTACCGGGGTGAAGTAAAAGTAATTTTAATCAACCTTTCCAATGAGGATCAGGTGATCCACAATGGCGACCGTATTGCACAGCTGGTGGTTCAAAAAGTGGAACAGGCAACATGGATCGCTTCAGAAACCCTTAGCGAGACCGTTCGGGCGGCCGGAGGTTTCGGGCATACCGGAAAACAATAA
- a CDS encoding DUF4292 domain-containing protein has product MKYILFVFSAMIIFASCNPARKAQRMQSQLTPSDSSLNVASSSTDETDKLKDRDTAMVTESISTVLEKLNHITYTTFSGKADVSYTTKGDTKNFDIKVQMMRDSIIWVSVTGPLGIEGARGIITKDSVRIINKLNKQYITASYVYLQEQLGLPVDLITLQDLLVGNPVFIDNNNSSYTKQDSTIEITSRTRFFRNLLTVLAPDYLPSNSKLEDVDAGRNRSAELNYGNYEKVNNFQFPRSRQINVKYKTDIQITFNYKSFNFNEAINTPFTVPRGYKKVDR; this is encoded by the coding sequence ATGAAATACATTCTATTTGTTTTTTCAGCAATGATCATTTTTGCATCCTGTAATCCTGCAAGGAAGGCACAGCGTATGCAGTCCCAGCTAACCCCCTCGGATTCGTCGCTTAACGTAGCCTCGTCCTCTACAGATGAAACAGACAAGCTAAAGGACAGGGACACCGCTATGGTTACAGAATCCATCAGCACAGTTCTTGAAAAGCTGAACCATATCACTTACACTACTTTTTCAGGCAAAGCCGATGTGTCCTATACGACCAAAGGCGATACCAAGAATTTTGACATTAAAGTACAAATGATGCGGGACAGTATTATATGGGTATCCGTAACCGGCCCTTTAGGAATTGAAGGCGCCCGGGGCATCATAACAAAAGATTCTGTACGCATAATAAATAAGCTTAATAAACAATATATTACCGCCAGCTACGTTTATTTACAGGAGCAGCTGGGCCTACCTGTTGATTTAATAACGCTCCAGGATCTGCTGGTGGGCAACCCGGTGTTTATTGACAATAACAACAGCAGTTATACCAAACAGGACAGTACTATTGAGATCACCAGCCGAACAAGATTTTTCCGGAACCTGTTAACCGTACTGGCCCCGGATTACCTGCCTTCTAATAGCAAGCTGGAGGATGTGGATGCCGGCAGGAACAGGTCTGCTGAACTGAATTATGGAAATTATGAAAAGGTAAATAACTTTCAGTTTCCCAGATCTCGTCAGATAAATGTAAAATATAAAACAGATATACAAATAACATTCAATTATAAATCTTTTAATTTCAACGAAGCGATAAACACACCGTTTACCGTTCCCAGGGGCTATAAGAAGGTAGACCGATAG
- a CDS encoding murein hydrolase activator EnvC family protein — protein sequence MIITKNWLLAGLVLLAGNLFAQDDVKVTLKKDRAMMINEVNQIERTFKSTKTISREAMIQLTDLNRKIEGQERYVVSMSRQEPPMFNTEEMQDATREITRIKSTVATLRNYYYHPETIPKENTAASRPPAQTQTYTPPARTYPVLPPRQHATFPTSNAALTGDFGLYKGQIPYPLEKGTITQGFGHFKIEGSGPDIVGDNPGCTFAAPVNTPVKAVFEGDVISVSKLGSTFYIVIRHGRYFTAYSNLASSTVLKGSRVKPGQVIGTVGRDDETGYGKLDFILMFDDKNLDPQPWFVRQQYGQ from the coding sequence ATGATTATAACAAAAAACTGGCTTCTGGCAGGTTTGGTATTATTAGCCGGAAATTTATTTGCGCAGGATGATGTAAAGGTGACCCTGAAGAAAGACCGCGCAATGATGATCAATGAAGTGAACCAGATTGAACGTACCTTTAAAAGCACCAAAACGATTTCCCGTGAAGCAATGATTCAGCTGACCGACCTGAACCGGAAAATAGAGGGGCAGGAACGATATGTGGTAAGCATGTCCAGGCAGGAACCGCCGATGTTCAATACAGAAGAAATGCAGGATGCCACCCGGGAAATAACACGTATAAAAAGCACGGTAGCAACCCTCAGGAATTATTATTACCACCCGGAGACCATTCCAAAAGAGAATACGGCAGCCAGCCGGCCACCGGCGCAAACGCAAACATATACCCCGCCGGCCAGAACATATCCCGTATTACCGCCCCGGCAACACGCTACGTTCCCGACAAGCAATGCCGCCCTGACCGGAGACTTTGGGCTGTATAAAGGCCAGATTCCTTATCCGCTTGAAAAAGGAACCATTACCCAGGGATTCGGGCATTTTAAAATTGAAGGCTCAGGCCCGGATATTGTTGGCGATAACCCAGGCTGCACTTTTGCTGCCCCTGTTAATACACCCGTAAAAGCGGTTTTTGAAGGTGATGTTATCAGTGTTTCCAAACTGGGGAGCACTTTTTATATTGTCATCCGCCATGGGCGCTATTTTACCGCTTACAGCAATCTTGCCAGCTCCACGGTGCTGAAGGGCTCCAGAGTGAAGCCCGGCCAGGTGATCGGAACTGTTGGCCGTGATGATGAAACCGGTTATGGAAAGCTGGATTTCATTTTAATGTTCGACGATAAAAACCTGGATCCCCAACCCTGGTTTGTACGCCAGCAGTATGGTCAGTAG
- the queA gene encoding tRNA preQ1(34) S-adenosylmethionine ribosyltransferase-isomerase QueA, which translates to MKLSQFQFDLPLNLIAQHPAKKREDARMMVVHRQTGQMENKHFRDILDYFDDKDVFVVNNTKVFPARMYGRKEKTGAKIEVFLLRELNKQNRLWDVIVDPARKIRVGNKLYFGDNEELVAEVIDNTTSRGRTIRFLWEGSEDDFKAQLEALGETPLPKYIKRKPDEEDKERYQTVYAKHEGAVAAPTAGLHFSRELIKRLEIKGIRFAEVTLHTGLGTFRPIEVEDLSKHKMDAEYYHIDDMACRIVNKAKETNHRICSIGTTTMRAMESSFTAQKLLKPSEGWTNMFIHPPYEFNIANALVTNFHLPKTSLMIMTSAFAGYELTIEAYKKAIKDKYRFFSYGDALLII; encoded by the coding sequence ATGAAGCTTTCACAATTTCAATTCGACCTACCCTTAAACCTTATTGCACAACATCCCGCTAAAAAAAGAGAAGACGCCCGTATGATGGTGGTTCACCGCCAGACCGGACAAATGGAGAATAAACATTTCCGTGATATACTGGACTATTTTGATGATAAGGATGTATTTGTGGTCAACAATACCAAGGTGTTCCCTGCCCGTATGTACGGCCGCAAGGAAAAGACCGGGGCAAAGATTGAAGTATTCCTTTTAAGGGAGCTGAATAAGCAAAACCGCCTTTGGGACGTGATTGTTGATCCGGCCCGCAAGATAAGGGTGGGAAATAAACTCTATTTTGGCGATAACGAAGAGCTGGTGGCCGAAGTTATTGATAATACAACCAGCCGCGGAAGAACCATCCGCTTTTTGTGGGAAGGTTCCGAGGATGATTTTAAGGCGCAACTGGAGGCTTTGGGAGAAACGCCACTGCCCAAATATATTAAACGCAAGCCCGATGAGGAGGATAAGGAACGCTACCAGACCGTGTATGCAAAGCATGAAGGCGCGGTAGCAGCGCCCACTGCGGGATTGCACTTTAGCCGCGAACTGATCAAACGGCTAGAGATCAAAGGCATCCGTTTTGCTGAGGTTACCCTGCATACAGGCCTGGGAACCTTTCGCCCGATTGAAGTGGAGGATCTGAGCAAACATAAAATGGATGCAGAATATTATCATATTGATGATATGGCCTGCCGTATTGTTAATAAGGCCAAAGAAACCAATCATCGCATTTGCTCTATCGGAACTACTACCATGCGGGCTATGGAATCTTCCTTTACCGCGCAAAAACTGTTAAAACCGTCTGAGGGCTGGACCAATATGTTCATTCATCCCCCGTATGAGTTCAATATTGCCAATGCCCTGGTTACCAACTTTCATCTGCCCAAGACCAGCCTGATGATCATGACCAGTGCCTTTGCAGGTTATGAACTGACCATTGAAGCTTATAAAAAGGCAATTAAGGATAAATACCGCTTCTTCAGCTATGGAGATGCCCTGCTGATCATTTAA
- a CDS encoding ABC transporter ATP-binding protein, translated as MQQPLLSIRNLSVDFVTGNSVNHALKNISVEVRKGEIVALVGESGSGKSVTSLSVLQLIPSPPAKYVQGAIIFHKEDGSAIDLLKQTTGTLQEIRGNAISMIFQEPMTSLNPVYTCGSQVAEAIRVHTGVSKEAAKKTAIRWLERVKLPDPPAIYNRYPHQLSGGQKQRVMIAMAMCCKPELLICDEPTTALDVTVQKTVLQLIKELQRETGMGVIFITHDLGVVAEIAHRAVVLYKGEIMEEGPVSDLFSQPKHPYTKALLACRPVNHQRGERLPVVSDFMSPKKEPVEVALPVRPSLPEAGRQKVLLHVDHLNVWFPKETNWLGKPVSYTRAVNDVSFDVYENETLGLVGESGCGKTTLGRTLLQLVPATSGRIVYQNKDMAFFKKEALRGLRKQLQIIFQDPYSSLNPRKKIGPAIEEPLKVHKIITNAAGRRERAEELLTKVGLLPEHYNRYPHEFSGGQRQRIVIARALALNPSFIICDESVSALDVSVQAQVLNLLNDLKRELGFTIVFISHDLSVVRYFSDRIIVMNKGKIEESGPADTIYEHPESSYTRALIASIPRGIVAAS; from the coding sequence ATGCAACAGCCCTTATTAAGTATCCGCAATCTTTCAGTGGATTTTGTTACAGGAAACAGTGTGAATCATGCGTTAAAGAATATTTCTGTTGAGGTAAGGAAAGGAGAGATTGTTGCGCTGGTTGGGGAGTCCGGCTCCGGTAAATCTGTTACATCGCTTTCTGTTTTACAGCTGATTCCCTCACCTCCGGCGAAATATGTGCAGGGCGCTATTATTTTTCATAAGGAAGACGGCAGCGCGATCGATCTTTTAAAGCAGACCACAGGAACATTGCAGGAAATAAGGGGAAACGCCATTTCCATGATCTTTCAGGAGCCTATGACTTCCCTGAACCCTGTATATACATGTGGCAGCCAGGTGGCAGAAGCCATTCGGGTGCATACCGGTGTTTCAAAAGAAGCAGCAAAAAAAACAGCGATCCGGTGGTTGGAAAGAGTAAAACTTCCGGATCCGCCGGCCATTTATAACCGGTACCCGCATCAGTTAAGCGGCGGGCAGAAACAGCGTGTAATGATTGCCATGGCCATGTGCTGCAAACCGGAATTACTGATCTGTGATGAACCTACAACAGCGCTGGATGTAACCGTTCAGAAAACCGTATTGCAGTTAATTAAAGAACTGCAGAGGGAAACGGGCATGGGCGTAATCTTTATTACGCACGACCTGGGCGTGGTTGCAGAAATTGCGCACCGCGCGGTGGTGCTGTATAAAGGCGAAATTATGGAAGAAGGACCGGTGTCGGATCTTTTCAGCCAGCCCAAACACCCTTACACCAAAGCATTGCTGGCATGCAGGCCGGTCAATCATCAACGGGGAGAACGCCTGCCTGTGGTAAGTGATTTTATGAGCCCTAAAAAAGAACCGGTTGAAGTGGCTTTGCCTGTAAGGCCATCATTGCCGGAAGCGGGCCGGCAGAAAGTGTTGCTGCATGTAGACCATCTGAACGTATGGTTCCCAAAAGAAACCAACTGGCTGGGGAAGCCCGTTAGCTATACCCGGGCGGTAAATGATGTCAGCTTTGATGTTTACGAAAATGAAACACTGGGCCTGGTAGGGGAAAGCGGTTGTGGTAAAACCACACTGGGAAGAACCTTGCTGCAACTGGTACCTGCAACAAGCGGAAGGATCGTTTACCAAAATAAAGACATGGCCTTCTTTAAAAAAGAAGCATTGCGCGGATTAAGAAAACAATTGCAGATCATTTTCCAGGACCCCTATTCTTCATTGAACCCAAGAAAAAAGATCGGCCCTGCCATTGAAGAACCGCTCAAAGTTCATAAGATAATAACAAATGCAGCCGGACGGAGAGAACGTGCTGAGGAACTGCTGACAAAAGTAGGGTTGCTGCCGGAACATTATAACCGCTACCCGCATGAGTTCAGCGGTGGCCAGCGCCAGCGTATTGTAATAGCCCGGGCCCTTGCCTTAAACCCATCCTTTATTATTTGTGATGAATCTGTTTCTGCGCTGGATGTAAGCGTGCAGGCACAGGTGCTGAATCTCTTAAATGACCTGAAACGGGAATTGGGCTTTACCATTGTTTTTATCAGTCATGATCTTTCCGTAGTGCGTTATTTCAGCGACCGGATCATTGTAATGAATAAAGGAAAAATTGAAGAAAGCGGTCCCGCAGACACCATTTATGAGCACCCGGAGAGCAGCTACACCAGGGCGCTCATTGCTTCAATACCCAGAGGTATCGTGGCGGCCTCTTAA
- a CDS encoding AMP nucleosidase, with product MKTKEEIVKNWLPRYTGESLKNFGEYILLTNFSNYVQLFAQWHDVEVIGADRPMQCATADNISIINFGMGSPTAATVMDLLTAISPKAALFLGKCGGLKKRNKVGDLILPIAAIRGEGTSSDYFPKEVPALPAFALQKAVSTTIREAKTDYWTGTVYTTNRRVWEHDESFKAYLQKIRAYAVDMETATIFTVGFYNKIPTGALLLVSDQPMIPDGVKTAESDKKVTARYVENHLKIGIDSLKQLINNGQTVRHLRF from the coding sequence ATGAAAACGAAAGAGGAAATAGTAAAGAACTGGCTGCCCCGTTACACTGGTGAAAGCTTAAAGAATTTTGGAGAATATATCCTGCTGACCAACTTCAGCAATTATGTGCAGCTGTTTGCCCAATGGCACGATGTGGAAGTGATAGGTGCCGACCGGCCCATGCAATGTGCTACTGCGGATAATATCTCGATCATCAATTTTGGCATGGGCAGCCCTACGGCAGCTACTGTTATGGATCTGCTGACTGCGATCAGCCCTAAAGCCGCTTTGTTCCTGGGAAAATGCGGCGGACTGAAAAAACGCAATAAAGTGGGCGACCTGATCCTGCCTATAGCAGCTATAAGAGGTGAGGGCACCTCAAGCGATTATTTTCCAAAAGAAGTGCCCGCTTTACCTGCCTTTGCGTTGCAAAAAGCAGTGAGCACGACCATACGGGAGGCAAAGACCGATTACTGGACAGGCACTGTTTATACAACCAACCGCAGGGTGTGGGAGCATGATGAATCCTTTAAAGCCTACCTGCAAAAAATAAGGGCTTATGCCGTTGACATGGAAACCGCCACCATTTTCACAGTAGGTTTTTATAATAAGATACCAACAGGGGCCTTATTGCTGGTAAGCGACCAGCCCATGATACCGGATGGGGTAAAAACAGCGGAAAGCGATAAAAAAGTAACAGCCAGGTATGTAGAAAATCATCTTAAAATAGGCATTGATTCTTTAAAACAGCTGATCAATAACGGCCAGACCGTACGGCACCTGAGGTTCTGA
- a CDS encoding type I restriction enzyme HsdR N-terminal domain-containing protein, whose protein sequence is MILIQYPDPDFRIETRNGLPHIFDALRKKWLVLQDEEWIRQNFIQYLLKKMNYPKTLIALEKEIKVGELRKRFDILVYDSRLRPWMLIECKAGQITLNENVLSQALRYNIALPARYLVITNGNETMGWKKENDQLITIDRLPEFFTDH, encoded by the coding sequence ATGATTCTTATTCAATACCCCGATCCTGATTTTCGTATTGAAACCCGAAACGGGCTGCCGCATATCTTTGATGCACTGAGAAAAAAATGGCTGGTGTTACAGGATGAAGAGTGGATCCGGCAGAATTTTATACAGTACCTGCTCAAAAAAATGAACTATCCCAAAACCCTGATCGCACTGGAAAAGGAAATAAAAGTTGGCGAGCTCAGAAAACGTTTCGATATCCTTGTTTATGACTCCCGGCTACGCCCCTGGATGCTGATTGAATGCAAGGCAGGCCAGATAACCCTGAATGAAAATGTACTCAGCCAGGCGCTCCGCTACAATATTGCATTACCGGCCCGGTACCTTGTTATTACAAACGGCAATGAAACAATGGGCTGGAAAAAGGAAAACGACCAGTTAATCACAATTGACCGGCTACCTGAATTTTTCACTGACCACTAA